The stretch of DNA GCTCACCGCGAGCGAGAGGCTTCCGGCCAGCTTGATATCGGCGCCGAACAGTAGCACCAAAGTCGGTATCAGCAATTCCCCGCCTGCCACGCCGAGCAGCGAGGCTACCACGCCGATGACGAAGCCTGCGATCACGCCCGCGATCAGCTGGAACGGCCCAGTCAGAACCGGCTGACCTGCACGAGCGTCATGGCCGAGGACCAGCACCGCCGCGATAACAACGAGCAGGACGGCAATAACCTTGTAGAGCGTTTCCGATTTCAGGCGCGTTGCCCATCCGGCCCCACACCATGCACCAAGCAGGCTTCCGGCGAGCAGGTTGGCGGCGATAAGCCAGTTTTCGGCGATAACGGCGAAAGGCACCGTTCCGGCACGGAGCGGCAGGGCCGTCGCGACCACGACGAGGCTCATGGCTTTGTTAAGAATGACGGCTTCCAGGGCCGCGAAATTGAAGCGGCCAATCAGCAACGGCAAACGAAATTCCGCGCCGCCGAGGCCGATCAGCCCACCGAGCGCGCCAATAATTGCGCCTCCCGCGAATGCCATGGGTAAGTTGCGCGATTGAGATGCGGCCGCCGTTTCGTGTGTCATCGATATAGCCAGATGGAAGTACCGACTTTGTAGCGGCTTTTCTTGGCGCAGGCGAGATCAAGCGTCGCCGCCGCTAATGCTTCATCATCACTGGATGTGGCGAATGCGACAGCAGGTAGTGAGTGACACGGCCGAGCAGCAGCTCCAGGAAATAGCCATGGTTGAAAGCGCCAATCAAAAGGCACGTCGCATCCACCGACTTGGCGAAATCGAGGATCGCCTCTCCGACGGACCGGCTTCCCGAGCTGATTGCAACGACGTCGCCGTCAAGCCCCAGCTGATCTAGCAATTCCCTTGCCGTTGACTGGTAGCTTCCGTCCGGTTTGTCGTTGACGCATAGAACCGTCAAGCGATCGGCCGCAGCCAGCCAGCGCCTGGCGGCGGCGACGGCACCCTGCGCATGATCATGCGGTTTCCAGCCGATCACCACATGCCCCAGCAGATTGCCGGCATAGGCATCGGCAGGTGGTGCCAATACCAGCTTGTGCTCATTGAAAAGGAGATCGTGAAAAGCGTCGCGGGCATCCATGTTGCCATGGCATGGGGCGACGACGAGCGCCGTCTCATGGGCTTCGG from Rhizobium sp. 007 encodes:
- a CDS encoding sulfite exporter TauE/SafE family protein codes for the protein MTHETAAASQSRNLPMAFAGGAIIGALGGLIGLGGAEFRLPLLIGRFNFAALEAVILNKAMSLVVVATALPLRAGTVPFAVIAENWLIAANLLAGSLLGAWCGAGWATRLKSETLYKVIAVLLVVIAAVLVLGHDARAGQPVLTGPFQLIAGVIAGFVIGVVASLLGVAGGELLIPTLVLLFGADIKLAGSLSLAVSLPTMLVGFTRYSRDQSFSVIRRNKAFLLVMAAGSTVGTFIGGLLLSIVPSVFLLPTLAVILLISALKVWRHQ
- a CDS encoding universal stress protein, whose amino-acid sequence is MSNATVNDTPRKPPPAEAGVIFAGHVREVTVHADVLALLPDPATAQPCLDIAEDAARAIHGTMAVAHVGADPERMIAAPEEIDLQMLRDLAEGSPQERFERVARAFEDWKQGKPSRERLLLDDCRGDLNRCVTAEAHETALVVAPCHGNMDARDAFHDLLFNEHKLVLAPPADAYAGNLLGHVVIGWKPHDHAQGAVAAARRWLAAADRLTVLCVNDKPDGSYQSTARELLDQLGLDGDVVAISSGSRSVGEAILDFAKSVDATCLLIGAFNHGYFLELLLGRVTHYLLSHSPHPVMMKH